A region from the Elusimicrobiota bacterium genome encodes:
- a CDS encoding glycosyltransferase, with protein MPPLITIGIPAKNAEHTVVKCLESVLALNYTTYELIVVNDGSTDTTGIIIEKYKEVFNTKFGDERLKIITTDGVGPSKARNMIIERSAGKYLAFTDADCVVAADWLDELLKPLSLDNMNNLPTRSSWPLYKYKIACVGGDQQSPLDESQFGRYVQGFMKSVGFITGYIKPSIKNAKKKVDDYKKVDHNPTCNSLYPREIFADLGGFVPNLYPGEDVEFDKRMKAKGYILLYNPAAIVRHYRAKTWKLFARMMFNYGKVQAYLVRKFGLFRLIHFEPLILLCGIAVIIWFALPGMPPVKWLMESAGILVLAGYVKFVFDSKNIKHAAVYTGLFIYTLIWWNYGFVTGLFSRSPLAEKVSTSLDINANITAVSR; from the coding sequence ATGCCGCCGTTAATTACTATAGGGATACCCGCAAAAAATGCTGAGCATACAGTTGTTAAATGCCTGGAGTCAGTCCTTGCACTGAATTATACTACTTACGAACTTATTGTTGTGAATGACGGTTCAACTGATACCACCGGCATCATTATTGAGAAGTACAAAGAAGTGTTTAACACGAAATTCGGGGATGAAAGGTTAAAGATTATTACTACTGACGGTGTTGGCCCGTCAAAAGCAAGGAATATGATTATTGAACGTTCAGCGGGTAAGTATTTAGCGTTCACTGATGCGGACTGCGTTGTTGCTGCTGACTGGCTGGATGAATTATTGAAACCGTTGAGTTTGGATAATATGAACAATCTCCCGACCCGCAGTTCGTGGCCGTTGTATAAATACAAAATTGCTTGTGTCGGAGGTGACCAGCAAAGCCCGTTGGATGAAAGCCAGTTTGGCCGTTATGTTCAAGGGTTTATGAAATCAGTAGGGTTTATCACCGGATACATCAAACCATCAATAAAGAATGCTAAAAAGAAGGTGGATGATTACAAGAAAGTTGATCATAATCCTACATGCAACTCATTATATCCACGTGAAATATTTGCTGATCTCGGTGGTTTTGTCCCTAACCTTTATCCGGGTGAGGATGTTGAATTTGATAAGCGTATGAAAGCAAAGGGGTATATTTTATTGTATAATCCCGCAGCAATTGTACGGCATTACCGCGCAAAAACATGGAAACTTTTCGCGAGGATGATGTTTAACTACGGCAAGGTACAAGCATACCTCGTACGTAAGTTCGGGTTGTTTAGGCTTATACATTTCGAGCCACTAATTTTGCTATGCGGAATCGCTGTGATTATATGGTTTGCTTTACCCGGAATGCCTCCGGTGAAATGGTTGATGGAATCTGCGGGGATTTTGGTGTTAGCAGGGTATGTAAAGTTTGTTTTTGATTCCAAAAATATTAAACACGCAGCGGTATATACCGGGTTGTTTATTTATACTCTTATATGGTGGAACTACGGTTTTGTTACGGGATTGTTCTCAAGGTCGCCTTTAGCGGAGAAAGTAAGTACTTCTTTAGACATAAACGCGAATATTACTGCTGTTAGCAGATAG
- a CDS encoding lysylphosphatidylglycerol synthase transmembrane domain-containing protein, with the protein MNKYVKLIFGIAISCVFLYLIFRKTDLQQIFSLILAAKWGFVLLSLVLTVVSLYIRSYRWQVLLKEHHVIPRRSCMESICIGLTTNNLLPFRLGDLTQAYVLAKRNSLSKSLVLSTVVVERLCDLVFPLVVITASSVVILAPGSNLVFAFLVVIPIGLLFLFIAKGQVKNIVSFIFSKTQYSERIVRAVDNFYAGFKVFRTWQNSLLVTFYTLVLWTCYSLMSYCILLAVRIDLSLLKVIWVQAVTAMSVVIPSSPGYIGTWEFFAQSALQVLGVNKELGLTFAILSHATQYIVQNVMGIYMIAKTGLSFAEIGNTRNNAEDNMTGGNGL; encoded by the coding sequence ATGAATAAATATGTTAAGTTAATTTTTGGTATAGCGATCAGTTGTGTTTTTTTGTACCTGATCTTCAGGAAAACAGACCTTCAGCAAATTTTTTCGTTAATCCTTGCGGCAAAATGGGGGTTTGTGTTATTGTCGCTTGTCTTGACTGTTGTTTCACTGTATATTCGCAGTTACCGCTGGCAGGTTCTGCTTAAGGAACATCATGTGATACCCAGGCGTAGTTGTATGGAGTCTATCTGTATAGGCCTTACTACAAATAATCTTTTACCGTTCAGGTTAGGTGATCTTACACAGGCGTATGTCCTTGCGAAACGTAATAGTTTGAGTAAGTCACTCGTGTTATCCACTGTTGTGGTGGAACGTTTATGCGATCTTGTATTTCCTTTAGTTGTCATTACTGCGAGTTCTGTGGTGATACTTGCGCCAGGGAGTAATTTAGTATTCGCGTTTTTGGTTGTTATACCCATAGGATTACTCTTCTTATTTATTGCAAAAGGGCAGGTTAAAAATATTGTGTCTTTCATTTTCTCAAAAACACAGTATAGTGAACGAATAGTGAGGGCTGTAGATAATTTTTATGCGGGTTTTAAAGTGTTCAGAACTTGGCAGAACTCTTTGTTGGTTACGTTTTATACACTCGTGTTGTGGACATGTTACTCTCTTATGTCATACTGCATTCTTCTTGCAGTAAGAATAGACCTGTCGTTATTGAAAGTTATTTGGGTACAGGCAGTAACTGCAATGAGTGTGGTGATACCTTCTTCTCCGGGGTACATAGGAACCTGGGAATTTTTTGCGCAGTCAGCATTGCAGGTTCTGGGAGTCAATAAAGAATTGGGGTTAACTTTTGCGATTCTTTCTCATGCTACACAGTATATTGTTCAAAATGTTATGGGGATATATATGATTGCGAAAACTGGCTTATCTTTTGCTGAGATAGGTAATACTAGAAATAATGCTGAAGATAATATGACAGGTGGTAATGGTTTATGA
- a CDS encoding glycosyltransferase family 39 protein encodes MQNIYLQKIKNCILAVYLVLLMIAAGVYSVYYPIPELIEKIVQTLFFGVACISMLLYGRVVIRYFFLRNDAVWWLENHTLAFRSIIYFGIGVCVSAVILYCLGVTGLMYPLSAWAAVVLPIGLNIKYGFIKQIGVVINELREDWVNYTGYLGIILVFVLSVVLLSCYAPVTYYDSLVYHMSLPGYYVQQHRIVPVEGNLFSYFPQNMELMYAFMLLLGSEYGANLLSYVFLLGIIVLIRFYSKKYLNEKSGIYATILYSLTPAVMLLSGSTYVETGLAFFVLLLFICINEYVAEDKFIWIVLAGIIAGFAVGIKYTAALGGAGAVLILLLKKKFVPVLWLVGIAVITFLPWAIRNYLGTGNPVYPFFYQIFSGNGIWSAEMVKGYFGVLTEYSMRSNAVIELLNFPLWLFNQPLRYGGGIDVLGDIGWIWYLLFLPSIFFSVRFANAGKMLGIYAAVIFFGWFFTKQVLRFLVPLLPVLALLSGIGLAGIEQILNRAGKVVVYCVLVLMVVSNLFLYFMIHDITGMFPAAMGVQIKHDYLAAKINYYPVAEVVNKYVDKGGKVLLIGDQRGYYYECQFRITNVFVQDGYFKTVNNARDISEVEQFLVANHYNHIVFNEPEFKRLQSYESVRFTDRGWKLHNEVLEKKFKKVVSCNGVTLYARA; translated from the coding sequence ATGCAAAATATTTACCTCCAAAAAATAAAGAACTGTATTTTAGCAGTATATCTTGTGCTGTTGATGATCGCAGCAGGGGTGTATTCTGTCTATTATCCAATACCTGAACTTATTGAAAAAATTGTGCAAACATTGTTTTTTGGGGTAGCATGTATTTCAATGCTTCTTTACGGAAGAGTAGTTATCCGTTACTTCTTTTTGCGTAATGACGCTGTGTGGTGGCTTGAGAATCATACACTGGCGTTCAGGTCTATAATATATTTTGGCATAGGCGTATGCGTTAGTGCAGTGATACTTTATTGTTTGGGTGTTACAGGGTTGATGTATCCTCTATCAGCATGGGCGGCGGTAGTGTTGCCCATAGGACTCAACATCAAGTACGGTTTTATTAAACAAATTGGCGTAGTGATAAATGAACTTCGTGAGGATTGGGTTAACTATACAGGGTATTTAGGGATCATTTTAGTGTTTGTATTAAGCGTTGTGTTATTGTCATGCTATGCGCCAGTTACATACTACGATTCTTTGGTGTACCATATGTCTCTTCCCGGGTATTATGTACAGCAGCATAGGATTGTACCGGTTGAAGGTAATTTGTTTTCGTATTTTCCTCAAAATATGGAACTTATGTATGCTTTTATGTTATTGCTGGGAAGTGAGTATGGAGCAAACCTGCTTAGTTATGTTTTTCTCTTAGGAATCATCGTTTTAATACGGTTTTATTCAAAAAAGTACCTGAACGAAAAAAGCGGGATTTATGCAACAATACTGTATTCTTTAACCCCGGCAGTGATGTTGTTATCGGGTAGTACTTATGTTGAAACAGGGCTCGCGTTTTTTGTGTTACTATTATTCATCTGCATAAACGAGTATGTCGCTGAAGATAAGTTTATCTGGATCGTTCTTGCAGGTATTATCGCGGGTTTCGCGGTAGGGATAAAGTATACTGCTGCGCTGGGTGGTGCAGGTGCGGTATTGATTTTGCTGTTGAAAAAAAAGTTTGTACCCGTATTATGGTTGGTAGGTATTGCTGTAATAACGTTTCTTCCCTGGGCAATACGTAACTACTTGGGGACTGGGAATCCGGTTTATCCGTTCTTTTACCAAATATTTTCGGGAAACGGTATTTGGTCGGCTGAGATGGTAAAAGGATACTTTGGGGTACTGACTGAGTACAGTATGCGCAGTAATGCTGTCATAGAATTACTTAACTTTCCGTTGTGGTTGTTTAACCAGCCGTTGAGGTATGGCGGTGGGATTGATGTACTTGGGGATATCGGGTGGATATGGTACCTTCTGTTTCTACCATCAATATTTTTTTCTGTTAGGTTCGCTAATGCAGGAAAGATGCTGGGGATTTACGCAGCAGTAATCTTTTTTGGTTGGTTCTTCACAAAACAGGTTTTACGTTTTCTTGTCCCGCTATTGCCTGTATTAGCGTTATTATCGGGGATTGGGTTGGCAGGTATTGAACAAATTCTTAACCGCGCAGGTAAAGTTGTGGTGTATTGTGTACTGGTACTTATGGTGGTGTCTAATTTGTTTTTGTATTTTATGATACACGATATCACAGGTATGTTCCCGGCAGCAATGGGGGTTCAGATAAAACATGATTATCTTGCCGCTAAGATTAACTATTACCCCGTAGCAGAAGTTGTAAATAAGTACGTTGATAAGGGCGGCAAGGTGTTATTGATCGGTGACCAGCGGGGATATTATTATGAATGCCAGTTTAGGATAACAAACGTATTTGTGCAGGATGGGTATTTTAAAACGGTTAACAATGCGCGTGATATCTCTGAAGTTGAACAATTTCTTGTAGCTAACCACTATAACCACATTGTTTTCAATGAACCTGAGTTTAAACGGTTACAGTCTTATGAGAGTGTGAGGTTCACAGATAGAGGATGGAAGTTACATAACGAAGTACTGGAGAAAAAGTTTAAGAAAGTGGTTTCATGTAATGGTGTTACGTTATACGCCAGGGCATAA
- a CDS encoding FAD-dependent oxidoreductase, with protein MKKVNGKVVILGAGLTGLSTAYALHANNDCIVFEKEKTYGGLCRSVNINGFKFDFTGHLLHFKNQEVRKFVTNIVSSGLVSHRRNSWVHMCGKYTPAPFQVNTFGLPAEIVRDCVMGYVDTLFNRSKSGHEVRSFYDWSIKYFGKGISRHFMFPYNTKLWRINPKLMSPEGVGNYVPKTSLEDILTGALTDQSKNSKGYNADFYYPKRGGIQSLVDGFAARVRDKISFSDEVLSIDCNNKTVLLSKSGWVKYNTLVSTIPLPEFVRRIKDAPGEIVNAGKALRSTKVLCINIGVARNISDKHWIYFPEDKYNYYRVGFQNNFSVDVVPNKNYSSLYVEVAFHQDERINTEKHVKDAVDGLIIAGIIRPSDKIVVLQAVIIPYAYVVYDFNRGRAVAKIQKYLNRKSIHSVGRYGAWEYSAMEDAIIHGQKVAGMIVNG; from the coding sequence GTGAAAAAAGTTAATGGAAAAGTTGTAATACTCGGTGCCGGGTTGACTGGCCTCTCAACCGCGTATGCGTTACATGCTAACAATGATTGTATAGTGTTTGAGAAAGAAAAAACGTACGGCGGGTTGTGCAGGTCTGTTAATATAAACGGGTTTAAGTTTGATTTCACGGGGCATTTATTGCATTTTAAAAACCAGGAAGTAAGGAAATTTGTTACAAATATTGTTAGCAGCGGGTTGGTGTCGCATCGCAGGAATTCGTGGGTGCATATGTGCGGAAAGTATACGCCTGCTCCATTCCAGGTAAATACATTCGGCCTACCTGCGGAAATAGTGAGAGATTGTGTGATGGGGTACGTTGACACATTGTTTAACCGTAGTAAAAGCGGGCATGAAGTAAGAAGTTTTTATGATTGGAGTATAAAATATTTTGGGAAAGGTATCAGCCGGCATTTTATGTTTCCCTATAACACAAAATTATGGAGGATAAACCCTAAACTAATGTCACCGGAAGGTGTTGGGAATTATGTTCCAAAAACAAGTTTGGAGGATATTCTCACCGGCGCATTAACGGATCAGTCAAAAAACAGTAAGGGGTATAACGCCGATTTTTATTATCCTAAACGCGGGGGAATACAGTCATTGGTGGATGGTTTTGCTGCAAGGGTTAGGGATAAAATATCTTTTTCCGATGAGGTGTTAAGTATTGATTGTAACAATAAAACCGTACTGTTATCAAAAAGCGGGTGGGTGAAGTACAACACTCTTGTTTCCACAATTCCTTTACCCGAATTTGTAAGGCGTATTAAAGACGCGCCGGGTGAGATTGTTAATGCCGGGAAAGCGCTTAGAAGTACAAAGGTTTTGTGTATAAACATCGGTGTAGCCAGGAATATAAGTGATAAGCACTGGATATATTTCCCGGAGGATAAATATAATTATTACCGTGTTGGTTTTCAAAACAATTTTTCTGTGGATGTTGTGCCAAATAAAAATTATTCTTCATTATACGTGGAAGTTGCGTTTCATCAAGACGAACGGATTAATACCGAAAAACATGTGAAGGATGCGGTTGATGGTTTGATCATTGCGGGTATTATACGGCCATCTGATAAAATCGTTGTTTTACAGGCAGTAATAATACCATATGCATATGTCGTATATGATTTTAACCGCGGGAGGGCTGTTGCTAAGATACAAAAGTATTTGAATAGGAAGAGTATACATTCTGTCGGGCGGTATGGTGCGTGGGAGTATAGTGCTATGGAAGATGCAATTATTCATGGGCAAAAAGTTGCGGGGATGATAGTCAATGGATAA
- a CDS encoding glycosyltransferase family 2 protein: MKIVVVMPAYNAEKTLERTFNDIPKDIVSEIILVDDASKDGTVMLAQSLGIRTVVHDKNRGYGANQKTCYSEALKLGADIIVMIHPDYQYDARLLPYMVGFIEKNICDFMMGNRIRTRREALNGKMPVYKYIANRGLTILENILLGQNLGEFHSGYRAYKREVLEKIAWENNSDDFVFDQQILVQATYFGYRIGDVPVPARYFEEASSINIFRSTVYGLSTLWVLIQYLLAKAGIYKCKIFTSKK, encoded by the coding sequence ATGAAAATCGTGGTAGTAATGCCTGCATATAATGCTGAGAAAACACTGGAACGCACTTTTAACGATATCCCGAAAGATATTGTTTCAGAAATTATACTCGTGGACGATGCGTCAAAAGATGGGACGGTTATGCTGGCACAGTCGTTAGGGATACGGACTGTTGTTCATGATAAAAACCGCGGGTATGGTGCTAACCAGAAAACGTGTTATAGTGAAGCTTTGAAGTTGGGTGCTGATATTATTGTTATGATCCATCCGGATTACCAGTACGACGCGCGGTTACTGCCGTATATGGTAGGTTTTATTGAGAAAAATATCTGTGATTTCATGATGGGTAACCGCATAAGGACACGCAGGGAAGCGCTTAATGGCAAGATGCCGGTATATAAATACATCGCAAACCGCGGGTTAACCATTCTCGAAAACATTTTGCTTGGGCAAAACCTCGGTGAATTTCATTCAGGGTATCGCGCGTATAAACGTGAAGTACTCGAGAAAATTGCGTGGGAAAATAATTCTGACGATTTCGTGTTTGACCAGCAAATACTTGTACAGGCAACATATTTTGGGTATCGCATAGGCGATGTACCGGTACCTGCGAGATATTTTGAGGAAGCGTCGTCCATAAATATTTTTAGAAGTACGGTTTACGGGTTATCAACATTATGGGTGTTGATACAATATTTATTGGCAAAGGCCGGGATTTATAAATGCAAAATATTTACCTCCAAAAAATAA
- a CDS encoding glycosyltransferase family 4 protein, with protein MDKIRVYHIITKLELGGAQGNTLHTVKYLNRDKFEPGLVCGPGGILDEEAKTVPNLYLHFVPSLIREIHPLKDISALFELYKVLKKNMPVVVHTHSSKAGILGRIAAWVAGVPVIVHTYHGFGFHDFQNPIVKVLYVLIEKFTSGFTDKLVTVAKDNIEKALSSGIGKREQYAVIRSGIPVGKYKGIVVDVIEEKKKLGLKPEDRVVTTIGPFKPQKNLVDMIKSAKLASEKVGNIKYLFIGDGEQRGMIESLIAELKLENTVKLLGWRKDVGQLLKITDVFAMSSLWEGLPRSILEAMACAKPVVAYAVDGVKEIVIPDKTGYLIEPKDYRTLAEKVVYLIQNNELAQQYGTAGSELINREYDIDYMVIQQEELYTDLVRQKWNTK; from the coding sequence ATGGATAAGATAAGGGTTTATCATATTATTACAAAACTTGAACTTGGCGGTGCGCAAGGGAATACATTGCATACCGTTAAGTATCTTAACCGCGATAAATTTGAGCCCGGGCTTGTATGTGGTCCCGGAGGAATACTTGATGAAGAAGCTAAAACCGTACCGAACCTGTATTTACATTTCGTGCCGTCATTAATCCGTGAAATACATCCGTTGAAAGATATTTCTGCGTTATTTGAATTGTACAAGGTACTGAAAAAAAATATGCCTGTGGTTGTGCATACTCATTCGTCAAAAGCCGGGATTCTCGGGCGTATCGCCGCGTGGGTTGCTGGGGTGCCGGTAATAGTGCATACTTATCACGGGTTTGGGTTTCATGATTTCCAAAATCCTATAGTTAAAGTTTTGTATGTATTGATTGAAAAGTTTACTTCAGGGTTCACTGATAAACTGGTTACCGTAGCTAAGGATAATATTGAGAAAGCGTTGAGTTCGGGGATTGGTAAACGTGAACAGTATGCTGTTATACGCAGCGGGATACCCGTTGGGAAGTATAAGGGTATAGTTGTTGATGTTATTGAAGAAAAAAAGAAGTTGGGTTTAAAACCTGAAGATAGAGTGGTTACAACCATTGGCCCGTTTAAACCACAGAAAAATCTGGTTGACATGATAAAATCAGCAAAGCTTGCGTCTGAAAAGGTTGGGAATATAAAGTATTTGTTTATCGGTGATGGTGAACAACGGGGGATGATTGAAAGTTTAATAGCTGAACTAAAACTTGAAAACACAGTAAAACTTCTTGGTTGGAGAAAAGATGTCGGGCAGTTACTAAAAATTACTGACGTGTTTGCGATGAGTTCATTATGGGAAGGATTACCGCGATCAATCCTGGAAGCAATGGCTTGTGCCAAGCCTGTAGTAGCGTACGCAGTGGATGGTGTGAAAGAGATCGTTATTCCCGATAAAACAGGTTATCTTATTGAGCCAAAGGATTATAGAACACTTGCGGAGAAGGTTGTATACCTGATACAGAATAACGAACTGGCACAGCAGTATGGTACGGCGGGTAGTGAATTGATAAACCGAGAGTATGATATTGATTATATGGTAATCCAACAGGAAGAATTGTATACTGATTTAGTGAGACAAAAATGGAATACAAAATAG
- a CDS encoding lysylphosphatidylglycerol synthase transmembrane domain-containing protein has protein sequence MKKSIYSTILRFAIGLVLILFLLYKLGIPNILAAVKTFNYLYFIPIVFIQIFFFAITGFNLKYIISPLKNISYPKCFSIGLYMWAARNILPANFGDLTLLYFLKKENVDIGPSTAVFLIDKTTALILGFIICTGTALIYFDIPTAMRILTFAFLAFLILGILLFTPAIRRIVKTLLGPIGQRFTGFFAAYKNYFITHTGIVLINLGINLLRWIISSLPIYFALRGIGIELSFITTFLVNSGVAVIALIPLSISGLGIREVSASILFSKIGFDAGKIASGYLVLLVFNYLLTAVIFAFMSKEVLTFSAKGDLENNPVTKP, from the coding sequence ATGAAGAAAAGCATATACTCAACAATATTAAGATTTGCCATAGGACTAGTATTAATACTGTTTTTATTGTACAAACTAGGCATTCCCAATATCCTAGCCGCTGTTAAAACATTCAATTACTTATACTTTATCCCGATTGTATTCATACAAATATTTTTTTTTGCAATCACAGGTTTCAACCTTAAATACATAATATCACCATTAAAGAACATCAGTTACCCTAAATGTTTTAGCATAGGGTTGTACATGTGGGCTGCACGCAATATCTTACCCGCGAACTTCGGGGATCTTACACTCCTATATTTTTTAAAGAAAGAAAATGTTGACATCGGCCCGAGCACTGCTGTATTTCTTATAGACAAAACCACAGCGTTAATACTAGGCTTCATTATCTGCACCGGAACAGCGTTAATATACTTTGATATTCCGACTGCAATGCGGATATTAACATTCGCCTTCCTTGCTTTCTTAATACTCGGGATATTGTTATTCACTCCGGCAATCCGCAGGATCGTTAAAACACTCCTTGGCCCCATAGGCCAGCGGTTTACCGGTTTTTTTGCCGCTTACAAAAACTACTTCATCACACATACCGGCATTGTTTTAATAAACCTAGGGATTAACCTTCTCCGCTGGATAATTTCATCATTACCTATATACTTTGCATTAAGAGGAATAGGGATAGAGTTGTCTTTTATCACAACCTTCCTGGTTAACAGCGGAGTTGCAGTTATCGCATTAATACCGTTAAGCATAAGCGGCCTTGGCATACGCGAAGTAAGCGCGTCAATATTATTCAGCAAGATAGGTTTTGATGCAGGAAAGATTGCCAGCGGGTACCTTGTATTACTAGTTTTTAACTATCTGCTAACAGCAGTAATATTCGCGTTTATGTCTAAAGAAGTACTTACTTTCTCCGCTAAAGGCGACCTTGAGAACAATCCCGTAACAAAACCGTAG
- a CDS encoding radical SAM protein produces MTKVLVINEPFVPDFCRTQRWAARTRGRVLRAPDWLAYATAVLEQAGVEVKLYDFPAMDWGKDKLRELIKNEQPEFVVLDATTPSIYSDIECAKIVKEESAGVKVIMVGPHVSSLPEDTLKISDGMVDMVVIGEYDYAVRDCVLKYPNLNEVQGICYRNGTEFIRTTPRGLIENLDALPFPAWKHLDLMKYFDGGKLYPYIDIISGRGCPNQCVFCLWPQVMHGTQYRLRSAKNVVDEIEYDIKLCPQVLKGGEFFFEDDTFTVKQSRAMEICDEILRRGLKIIFSVNGRVDSVNDEMFKLMKRAGCREILVGFESGDQGMLENMHKNTTLEQARKFMELTKKYGISVHGCFVIGLPGETHATAKKTIDFALSLGLHTAQFSGAVPFPGTRYYELAKEKGWLKAKSWADWLLQGEQAGVVEYENMTRKEIDCYVDSGLKKFYFRPQYMIRFLFETKSLPDFYRKLRGFWNYLRYLFASNK; encoded by the coding sequence ATGACAAAAGTATTGGTTATCAATGAACCGTTTGTCCCGGATTTTTGTAGGACACAACGCTGGGCTGCACGTACCCGCGGACGCGTACTGCGTGCACCGGACTGGCTGGCATACGCAACGGCTGTCCTTGAACAAGCCGGGGTGGAGGTAAAACTTTACGACTTTCCTGCGATGGACTGGGGGAAAGATAAATTACGTGAACTCATAAAAAATGAACAGCCGGAATTCGTGGTACTCGACGCTACAACGCCGTCAATATATTCTGATATTGAATGCGCAAAGATTGTGAAAGAGGAATCCGCTGGGGTTAAGGTTATTATGGTCGGGCCCCATGTGTCATCACTACCGGAAGATACGCTTAAGATCAGTGATGGTATGGTAGATATGGTAGTTATAGGTGAGTATGATTACGCTGTACGTGATTGTGTGTTAAAGTATCCGAACCTTAATGAAGTTCAAGGAATATGTTATAGAAACGGTACTGAGTTTATACGGACAACCCCGCGGGGGTTAATTGAAAACCTTGATGCCCTACCTTTTCCTGCATGGAAACACCTTGACCTAATGAAATATTTTGACGGCGGGAAGTTGTATCCTTATATCGACATAATATCCGGCCGCGGGTGCCCGAACCAATGTGTTTTTTGTTTATGGCCGCAGGTAATGCACGGGACACAGTATAGGTTAAGAAGTGCAAAAAATGTGGTGGATGAAATTGAATACGATATAAAATTATGCCCCCAGGTACTAAAGGGCGGCGAGTTTTTCTTTGAAGATGATACGTTTACTGTAAAACAATCGCGCGCAATGGAAATCTGTGATGAAATACTCCGGCGCGGGTTGAAGATAATATTTTCAGTTAACGGCAGGGTGGATAGCGTTAATGATGAAATGTTTAAACTCATGAAACGTGCGGGGTGCCGCGAAATATTAGTGGGGTTTGAATCCGGTGACCAGGGTATGCTTGAGAATATGCATAAAAATACTACTCTGGAGCAAGCACGGAAGTTTATGGAGCTTACCAAAAAATACGGGATTAGTGTTCACGGATGTTTTGTTATTGGCCTGCCGGGTGAAACACATGCTACTGCAAAGAAAACTATTGATTTTGCGTTAAGCCTTGGGTTGCATACCGCACAGTTTTCGGGTGCTGTACCGTTTCCTGGGACAAGATACTATGAGTTAGCTAAAGAAAAAGGGTGGTTGAAAGCAAAGTCTTGGGCGGATTGGTTATTACAAGGAGAACAGGCTGGTGTGGTGGAGTATGAGAATATGACACGTAAAGAAATTGATTGTTATGTTGATAGCGGATTAAAAAAGTTTTATTTTCGTCCTCAATATATGATAAGATTTTTGTTTGAAACAAAGAGTTTACCGGATTTTTACCGTAAATTACGAGGGTTTTGGAATTATTTAAGATACCTTTTTGCGTCGAATAAATAG
- a CDS encoding MraY family glycosyltransferase translates to MVYFKIFIISLVLGLVLTPLFRFLAVRFNIYDKPITSIKTHKIPVPYLGGLAVYLAFVLSMLILRYFTSFPTGTLRSLRGILFGLTFITIVGLVDDIKHGGLGYKVKFVWQILAACMLLMFDIRIKFIQPDYLADIITIVWVVGVTNALNIIDIMDGLSSGVAAISALSFFFIALPGEDIYVNFASVIMAGACIGFMPYNMSKKLKIFLGDTGALGIGFVLAALSLSTTYTNVNPIAVYVPLLILGIPLFDTVYVSILRIQQGKSPFLGSKDHLALRLTAAGLSRVQVVFAAVGATMFIGFCAWVVTRVQLWYAIGVYVFVILLAVLIGKHLSKYKME, encoded by the coding sequence ATGGTATATTTTAAGATTTTTATTATTTCACTGGTGTTAGGTTTAGTATTAACGCCGTTATTCCGTTTTCTTGCGGTAAGATTTAATATTTATGATAAGCCAATCACTAGTATCAAAACTCATAAAATTCCGGTGCCGTATCTCGGAGGGTTAGCTGTATATTTAGCATTTGTGCTGTCAATGCTTATCCTTAGGTATTTCACAAGTTTTCCTACGGGTACCTTAAGGTCATTACGCGGGATATTGTTTGGATTAACTTTTATTACCATCGTTGGGTTGGTGGATGATATTAAACACGGAGGGTTGGGGTATAAAGTAAAATTTGTGTGGCAGATACTCGCAGCGTGTATGTTGTTGATGTTTGATATACGTATAAAGTTTATACAGCCGGACTATCTTGCGGATATTATTACTATTGTATGGGTTGTTGGGGTAACTAATGCACTTAATATTATAGATATTATGGATGGTTTATCATCCGGTGTAGCTGCGATTTCGGCGTTATCCTTTTTCTTTATTGCATTACCTGGTGAAGATATTTATGTCAATTTTGCAAGCGTAATCATGGCTGGTGCGTGTATTGGGTTTATGCCGTATAATATGTCAAAAAAGTTAAAGATATTTCTTGGCGATACCGGTGCTTTAGGGATTGGGTTTGTACTTGCTGCGTTATCGCTAAGCACAACATATACTAATGTTAACCCTATTGCCGTTTATGTGCCGCTGTTGATACTGGGTATACCGTTGTTTGATACAGTATATGTTTCAATATTGAGAATTCAACAGGGGAAGTCGCCGTTTCTGGGGAGTAAGGATCATTTAGCATTAAGGCTTACCGCTGCGGGTTTATCACGGGTACAGGTAGTATTTGCGGCAGTGGGAGCTACGATGTTTATAGGTTTTTGCGCATGGGTTGTTACACGTGTACAATTATGGTACGCGATAGGAGTATATGTTTTTGTTATACTTCTGGCAGTCTTAATCGGGAAGCATTTGAGTAAGTATAAGATGGAGTAA